Proteins encoded within one genomic window of Desulfonatronospira thiodismutans ASO3-1:
- a CDS encoding glycosyltransferase, with translation MKKDLKDIMLEGKSKTPLKVSVIIPVYNDSYRLEACLRALSVQSYPKHLYEVVVVDNGSNDLPEKVADCYKGVILTKEERPGSYQARNRGIHLAQGEILAFTDSDCIPDKDWISAGVACLVEAEKTGIVGGSIQFFFNDNLNPSVPELYDSITYLQQKDAITLKKFAATANMFTWKEVMRHAGLFDVTLKSGGDREWGQRASALGYYLAYAPEAVVLHPARKSFSQIYKRNIRINGGHHQLRKRLREGKSDITVLLSELARDLCPPVRFGFRIINDERVPGLRNKLLVTCFHMLIKMGNAGARVSHQMGREPSRA, from the coding sequence GTGAAAAAAGATCTGAAGGACATCATGTTAGAGGGTAAGTCCAAAACTCCTCTCAAGGTATCCGTAATCATTCCAGTATATAACGACTCGTATAGACTGGAAGCCTGCCTGCGAGCTCTTTCCGTTCAAAGCTATCCGAAACATCTGTATGAAGTAGTAGTTGTGGACAACGGATCCAATGATCTTCCTGAAAAAGTGGCGGACTGTTACAAAGGGGTAATTTTGACTAAAGAAGAGAGGCCTGGATCCTATCAGGCCAGAAATAGAGGCATACATCTGGCCCAGGGAGAAATTCTGGCTTTTACTGACTCGGACTGTATACCAGATAAAGACTGGATTTCAGCAGGAGTCGCCTGTCTTGTGGAGGCAGAAAAAACAGGAATTGTTGGAGGCAGTATACAATTTTTCTTTAACGATAATCTTAATCCGAGTGTTCCTGAACTATACGACAGTATCACTTACCTTCAGCAGAAAGATGCCATTACGCTTAAAAAATTTGCAGCCACGGCCAACATGTTTACCTGGAAAGAGGTCATGCGCCACGCAGGTCTATTTGACGTTACCCTGAAATCCGGAGGAGACCGGGAGTGGGGTCAGAGAGCATCGGCTTTGGGCTATTATCTGGCTTACGCACCAGAGGCTGTGGTTCTACACCCGGCAAGAAAGTCATTTAGTCAGATCTACAAACGAAATATCCGGATCAATGGTGGCCACCATCAGCTCAGAAAAAGACTAAGAGAAGGCAAGTCGGACATCACTGTGTTGCTTAGTGAACTGGCCAGAGATCTTTGTCCACCTGTGCGCTTCGGTTTTAGAATTATCAATGATGAGCGGGTACCGGGTCTGCGGAACAAACTGCTTGTTACCTGCTTTCACATGCTGATCAAAATGGGCAATGCAGGAGCAAGAGTTAGTCATCAGATGGGTCGAGAGCCATCGCGGGCATGA
- the pssD gene encoding PssD/Cps14F family polysaccharide biosynthesis glycosyltransferase, whose translation MMVNICVGASAGGHLNQLILLIDNATNWPCKPDLCVTTHQQVVGKLSNKYGNTVVLGDCNRNTILGIINVLYKSFLIAKKYKPKVIISTGSLPIAIFCLWGKIMGARIIWIDSIANIDSLSMSGKLVYRFADLFLVQWEELVSIFPKAKYSGKLI comes from the coding sequence ATGATGGTAAATATATGTGTGGGCGCATCTGCAGGTGGACATTTAAATCAACTAATTCTTTTGATAGATAATGCTACAAATTGGCCTTGTAAACCAGATTTATGCGTAACTACACATCAGCAGGTAGTTGGCAAGCTTAGCAATAAATATGGAAATACAGTCGTATTAGGTGACTGCAATAGAAATACTATTCTTGGCATCATTAATGTTCTATATAAATCTTTTCTCATAGCAAAAAAATACAAGCCTAAGGTCATAATATCTACAGGCTCACTCCCAATAGCAATATTTTGCCTCTGGGGTAAAATCATGGGTGCGAGAATTATATGGATCGACAGCATAGCCAATATTGATTCTCTTTCCATGAGTGGCAAGCTGGTCTACCGATTTGCAGACCTTTTTCTAGTCCAGTGGGAAGAGTTGGTTTCCATCTTTCCCAAGGCCAAGTACTCTGGAAAATTGATATGA
- a CDS encoding glycosyltransferase family 4 protein: MKRILYLKAGNAVQEYKVLIDSGLNKAGGSESFLADFLKLVGDNPSLVISLHTVDNHDQKIVGKTLSIHSYSRLAWDWFVAGKRAGRFLRLIKNSCLIFIRVLRFKPDAVLCWSGSLPCWACFVGARLTKSKFIFSRHITFTTDDMSKLKRFMGVMDRLILNRADAVIAHGPFLLEESIKDGVPPERITMFDCVFDEKSVWYKKKLYPGSSIRTMLSTKRFNILYVGRIEAAKGIFDLLTAFTGIMEKHSRTMLYYVGDGNHLPALKKEISSRRMNSRAKCLGRIAHDRLPKLMNIGHCLVVPTRIEYPEGRCMAAMEGLIAGLPVVAPDFGPFPYLIKDRGNGLLFKPDSPKSLKDCLTRLLEDKDLYGQIRLGAAESGRKLLENRNGYFITLKKIIG, encoded by the coding sequence ATGAAACGCATTTTATATCTTAAAGCAGGCAATGCTGTTCAGGAGTATAAAGTACTCATAGACAGCGGACTGAACAAAGCTGGAGGATCAGAAAGCTTCCTGGCTGATTTCCTTAAGCTGGTCGGTGATAATCCAAGCCTGGTAATCTCCCTGCATACCGTGGACAACCATGACCAAAAAATAGTTGGTAAAACTTTGTCTATACATTCGTATTCAAGACTCGCTTGGGACTGGTTTGTGGCAGGAAAAAGGGCTGGTCGTTTTCTACGCCTAATAAAAAACTCCTGTCTTATCTTCATCCGGGTACTCAGGTTCAAGCCTGATGCAGTACTCTGCTGGTCAGGTTCTCTACCCTGCTGGGCGTGTTTTGTCGGAGCACGGCTTACCAAGTCTAAATTTATTTTTTCCAGACATATTACATTTACCACTGATGATATGTCAAAACTAAAAAGGTTTATGGGTGTTATGGACAGGCTAATTCTTAATAGAGCTGACGCAGTTATTGCCCATGGGCCATTTCTTCTGGAAGAATCCATTAAAGATGGTGTGCCACCGGAGAGAATCACCATGTTCGATTGTGTTTTTGATGAAAAATCAGTATGGTATAAAAAAAAACTATACCCTGGAAGTAGCATCAGAACTATGTTGAGTACGAAAAGATTCAACATACTTTATGTGGGCAGAATAGAGGCGGCCAAGGGAATATTCGACCTGCTTACTGCTTTTACCGGGATTATGGAAAAACATTCCAGAACCATGCTGTACTACGTTGGAGATGGCAACCACTTGCCCGCGCTGAAGAAAGAGATCTCCTCCAGAAGGATGAATTCCAGGGCAAAGTGTCTGGGAAGGATAGCACATGACCGACTACCAAAACTAATGAATATTGGACATTGTCTCGTTGTGCCCACAAGAATTGAATATCCCGAGGGAAGATGTATGGCGGCCATGGAAGGACTAATTGCCGGCCTTCCTGTGGTGGCCCCTGATTTTGGACCTTTTCCCTATTTAATAAAAGACCGGGGCAATGGACTACTTTTTAAACCTGACAGTCCAAAATCTTTAAAAGACTGCCTGACAAGACTTCTGGAAGATAAAGATCTCTATGGCCAGATCAGGCTGGGAGCTGCGGAAAGCGGACGTAAACTTCTGGAAAACAGAAATGGATATTTTATTACTTTAAAGAAGATAATTGGGTAA
- a CDS encoding acyltransferase: MKQTVNVNKAELMKNYIKKIFAMLGILLFKVQGQIEDRTLPTFATYPKRLKINLPRNIANPQHIYIGDNVKFGPGCFLLALTEYPTSKMRNSEFNKATQKFNPVIKIGDNVTATAYVQISALERITIEDDVMFASNVFVGDHQHGYQSAATPYKYQPIWKINPITIKKGCWIGQNVIVMPGVTIGECSIIGANSLVNKDIPPKCIAVGSPATVIKKWDDQSQIWIKS, encoded by the coding sequence TTGAAACAAACCGTCAACGTAAACAAGGCTGAATTGATGAAAAATTATATAAAAAAAATATTTGCAATGTTGGGAATCCTTTTGTTTAAGGTGCAAGGGCAAATCGAAGATCGCACCTTACCGACCTTTGCTACTTATCCCAAACGCCTGAAGATTAACCTCCCTAGAAATATTGCCAATCCCCAGCACATCTATATTGGAGACAACGTCAAATTTGGTCCGGGCTGCTTTCTTCTAGCTCTAACTGAATATCCCACCTCAAAAATGAGAAATTCTGAATTCAACAAGGCGACCCAGAAATTTAATCCAGTCATAAAGATTGGCGACAACGTAACTGCCACTGCTTATGTCCAGATTTCAGCATTAGAAAGAATAACCATCGAAGATGATGTCATGTTTGCATCCAACGTCTTTGTCGGTGATCATCAACACGGATATCAAAGTGCAGCTACACCATATAAGTATCAGCCAATATGGAAAATAAACCCCATCACCATCAAAAAAGGATGCTGGATCGGTCAGAATGTCATTGTCATGCCAGGGGTAACCATTGGAGAGTGTTCTATTATCGGAGCCAACAGTCTGGTCAACAAGGATATTCCTCCAAAATGCATTGCTGTGGGTTCACCCGCGACGGTTATAAAAAAATGGGATGATCAATCTCAAATCTGGATTAAATCTTGA
- a CDS encoding glycosyltransferase family 2 protein has protein sequence MNNNIYSNPLISIFTPVYNSEKYIEECIRSVLNQSYTNWNYTLIDNCSSDNSKKIINKYVMNDSRIKLYSNKKYLSQIANWNQGLKKIDRNSKYCKIVHADDWLYSDCIKKMVEIGEKYPNAGIISSYRLEENKVSLDGLAPDEEIVSGKKIAKLYLLNLLYVFGSPSSLLLRTEIIKKNDPFYDDNNIHADTDVCLKILKDWDLGFVHQVLTFTRRHNESNSSIIKKYDTRMIERVKTMKKYGKDFLSEYDYNKRMTRLTNSYHRFLAKKIFELKNISYWRYHYSEMKAADISINWYKVCLYFIFQLFRPIDTYPYIIKGSKDMHATQLRRR, from the coding sequence ATGAATAATAATATTTATAGCAATCCTTTAATTAGTATTTTTACGCCTGTTTATAATTCAGAAAAGTATATTGAAGAATGTATTCGCAGTGTATTAAATCAATCTTATACAAATTGGAATTATACATTGATAGATAATTGCAGTTCCGATAATTCAAAAAAAATAATTAATAAGTACGTTATGAATGATTCAAGGATTAAACTATACTCCAACAAAAAGTATTTATCTCAGATAGCTAACTGGAACCAGGGCTTAAAAAAAATCGATAGAAATAGCAAGTACTGCAAGATAGTACACGCTGACGACTGGCTATACTCAGATTGTATTAAAAAAATGGTAGAAATAGGTGAAAAATATCCTAATGCCGGCATAATCAGTTCTTATAGGCTTGAGGAAAATAAGGTCAGCTTAGATGGCCTTGCACCAGACGAGGAAATAGTTTCAGGAAAAAAAATAGCAAAACTATATCTATTAAACTTGTTATACGTATTTGGATCACCTTCATCACTTCTTTTACGAACAGAAATAATCAAAAAGAATGATCCATTCTATGATGATAATAATATACATGCAGATACAGATGTTTGTTTAAAAATATTAAAGGATTGGGATTTAGGTTTTGTACATCAGGTCTTAACTTTCACTAGAAGACATAACGAATCTAACAGCAGCATTATAAAAAAGTATGACACCAGAATGATAGAAAGAGTAAAAACTATGAAAAAATATGGAAAAGACTTTTTAAGTGAATATGATTACAATAAAAGAATGACAAGGCTAACCAATAGCTATCACAGATTTTTAGCTAAAAAAATTTTTGAACTAAAAAACATTTCATACTGGAGATACCATTATAGTGAAATGAAAGCCGCAGACATTTCTATCAATTGGTATAAAGTATGTTTATATTTTATATTTCAGCTTTTCAGACCAATAGATACTTATCCATATATTATTAAAGGATCAAAAGATATGCATGCTACACAATTACGCAGAAGATAA
- a CDS encoding acyltransferase → MHGIDQKGIAYKYQKLTNIQEIHIKRGSWIGHGKIIMPGVTIGKYSISGANCVINRDIPEYSVAVGAPAKVIKQWNSKLNKWTNYGKNYE, encoded by the coding sequence ATGCATGGCATAGATCAAAAAGGTATCGCATATAAATATCAAAAACTGACTAACATTCAAGAAATACATATCAAGAGAGGAAGCTGGATCGGGCACGGAAAAATAATAATGCCCGGGGTAACAATAGGAAAATATTCAATTAGTGGTGCAAATTGCGTTATAAACCGAGATATACCAGAATATAGTGTAGCAGTCGGTGCTCCAGCGAAAGTTATAAAACAATGGAATAGCAAACTTAATAAATGGACAAATTACGGAAAAAATTATGAATAA
- a CDS encoding Gfo/Idh/MocA family protein has product MINTAVIGLGKMGISHCAIINAHPKFNLVAVSDTSSLLLRAIEKFSSFKPYSDYRKMIEQNVLDAVFVATPTNMHADMVMFALENKVHIFCEKPLGLNVTQSKDMADKVKKYKLIGQVGYHNRFLSTFNYMKKLLNKSLIGDIYHFTGEAYGPVVVKAENKKTWRSRKSEGGGCLFDYASHVINLIEYVFDNIQTVDSVMLKKVFSTSIEDAVYASLTLTNAISGTLSVNWSEETYRKMSTSLKAWGTKGKIIADAQEIKIYLKTQSSEFGLEKGWNTRYITDFTADSGFYLRGEEYSAQVDYFDYSIKNNLQDNINSFDQAYKTDLVIDLMVNNFKRERGDGQNITG; this is encoded by the coding sequence ATGATAAACACTGCAGTGATTGGACTGGGCAAGATGGGTATTTCACACTGTGCCATTATCAATGCCCATCCAAAATTTAACTTGGTAGCAGTATCAGATACCTCCAGTCTGTTGCTTAGAGCTATAGAGAAGTTTTCAAGCTTTAAACCTTATTCAGACTATAGAAAAATGATTGAGCAAAATGTTCTGGACGCTGTATTTGTTGCCACTCCGACCAATATGCACGCCGATATGGTCATGTTTGCTCTGGAAAACAAAGTACATATATTCTGCGAAAAACCTTTGGGATTAAATGTGACCCAGAGCAAAGACATGGCGGATAAAGTCAAGAAATACAAACTTATAGGTCAGGTTGGATACCACAACAGATTTTTGAGCACATTCAATTATATGAAAAAACTTTTAAATAAAAGTTTGATCGGTGATATTTATCATTTTACCGGGGAAGCTTACGGCCCAGTAGTGGTGAAAGCTGAAAACAAAAAGACCTGGCGTTCAAGAAAATCTGAAGGCGGAGGATGTCTGTTTGATTACGCATCACATGTGATCAACCTAATTGAGTATGTTTTCGATAATATTCAGACAGTGGACTCTGTCATGCTCAAAAAAGTATTTTCTACGTCCATTGAGGATGCCGTATACGCAAGCCTAACTCTGACAAACGCAATCAGCGGTACTTTGTCGGTAAACTGGAGCGAGGAAACCTATCGCAAAATGAGCACCAGCCTGAAAGCTTGGGGAACCAAAGGAAAAATTATAGCAGATGCTCAAGAAATAAAAATTTATCTAAAAACACAAAGCTCAGAGTTCGGATTGGAAAAGGGATGGAATACCAGGTACATCACGGACTTCACTGCAGATTCCGGCTTTTACCTACGAGGAGAGGAATACTCCGCACAGGTCGACTATTTTGACTATAGCATAAAAAACAATCTTCAGGATAACATCAATTCTTTTGATCAGGCTTACAAAACCGACTTGGTCATTGATCTTATGGTTAACAATTTTAAAAGAGAGCGGGGAGATGGACAGAATATTACTGGGTGA
- the rfbC gene encoding dTDP-4-dehydrorhamnose 3,5-epimerase, whose amino-acid sequence MDFIPTTLNGAYLIRLERHNDDRGFFSRTFCRREFEKMGLNSEISQCNLAFNNKAGTLRGMHFQTQPYSEVKLVGCVSGSVFDVIIDLREESTTYSCWFGTKLSADNLEMLYVPKGFAHGYQTLVDNAAVSYMVSESYCPEYENGVRWNDPVLNISWPLEVITVSKKDSAWPLLNIKKPKDGP is encoded by the coding sequence AATGATGATCGCGGCTTTTTCAGCCGCACCTTCTGCCGCAGAGAGTTTGAAAAAATGGGGCTCAACAGTGAAATTTCCCAGTGCAATCTGGCATTTAACAATAAGGCAGGTACCCTGCGGGGCATGCATTTTCAAACCCAACCTTACAGTGAGGTAAAACTGGTGGGGTGTGTATCCGGTTCTGTATTCGATGTCATTATAGATCTCAGAGAGGAATCTACCACTTATTCCTGTTGGTTCGGGACTAAGCTTTCCGCAGACAACCTTGAAATGCTTTATGTCCCCAAGGGCTTTGCCCATGGCTACCAGACTCTGGTAGATAATGCCGCTGTATCCTATATGGTTTCAGAATCTTACTGCCCTGAATATGAAAATGGAGTGCGCTGGAATGATCCAGTACTGAACATATCCTGGCCCCTTGAAGTAATTACTGTCAGCAAAAAAGACAGTGCATGGCCCCTGCTAAACATTAAAAAACCAAAGGACGGTCCATGA
- a CDS encoding NAD(P)H-dependent oxidoreductase, giving the protein MIILDTALKKRQQENNPVRVGVIGAGYMGRGTVFQAERAVPGMRVSSVYNRHIDEAARAYEQAGINDFSIVETKSQLEDAIVKNRYSITENPELICQAQGIEAVIEATGEIDFAAKLCLIAMEHGKHIILMNAELDATLGPILKIYADRAGVVFSNADGDQPGVLMNLMRYVQTIGCRPVLAGNVKGLHDPYRTPETQKGYARKYHQKPRMVTSFADGTKISFEMAVVANATGFKAGQRGMYGPACAHVSQSAPLFPLDQMLDTGLVDYVLGAEPPGVFVLGYNDEPLTRQYMDYYKMGTGPVYVFYTPYHLPSIEAPLTAARAVLFKDPAITPMAGPVCEVVTTAKRGLKSGDVLDGIGGFDTYGVLENTPVAMEQNLLPMGLAGDCRLKRDIKKDQVITYNDVQVPAGRVGDMLKNEQLIYFTDRKTAHHRSVSDWKSLSLDERCLV; this is encoded by the coding sequence ATGATTATCCTGGATACAGCCCTGAAAAAAAGACAACAGGAAAACAACCCGGTCAGGGTGGGTGTTATTGGGGCCGGCTATATGGGACGAGGAACCGTATTCCAGGCTGAAAGAGCTGTCCCGGGAATGAGAGTGTCCTCCGTATATAACAGGCATATAGATGAGGCTGCCAGGGCATACGAGCAGGCCGGAATCAATGACTTTTCTATTGTTGAAACTAAGAGCCAACTAGAAGATGCCATTGTAAAGAACAGGTATTCCATTACTGAAAATCCGGAACTTATCTGTCAGGCACAAGGCATAGAGGCAGTGATTGAAGCCACTGGAGAAATTGATTTTGCTGCAAAGTTATGTCTTATCGCTATGGAACATGGCAAGCATATCATCCTCATGAACGCTGAGCTTGATGCCACCCTGGGTCCTATTCTCAAGATTTATGCTGACCGGGCCGGAGTTGTTTTCAGTAATGCCGACGGGGATCAGCCCGGGGTACTCATGAACCTGATGCGTTATGTGCAAACCATTGGTTGCCGACCTGTTTTAGCTGGGAATGTCAAAGGACTTCATGACCCCTACCGTACTCCTGAAACCCAGAAAGGATATGCACGGAAATACCATCAAAAACCCCGCATGGTCACATCTTTTGCCGATGGTACAAAAATATCCTTTGAAATGGCGGTAGTGGCCAATGCCACAGGATTTAAAGCTGGTCAGAGGGGAATGTATGGCCCAGCATGCGCTCATGTCTCTCAGTCAGCACCCCTTTTTCCTCTTGATCAGATGCTCGACACCGGCCTGGTGGATTATGTCCTCGGGGCAGAACCGCCAGGAGTATTCGTCCTGGGTTATAATGACGAACCCCTTACCCGGCAATATATGGATTACTATAAAATGGGAACTGGCCCGGTTTATGTGTTTTATACACCTTACCATCTTCCATCAATTGAAGCGCCATTAACCGCTGCCAGGGCAGTATTGTTCAAAGATCCGGCCATCACTCCCATGGCAGGACCAGTCTGCGAGGTCGTCACCACAGCCAAAAGAGGTCTGAAATCCGGGGATGTTCTGGACGGTATAGGTGGATTCGACACATATGGAGTACTGGAAAACACCCCTGTAGCCATGGAACAAAACCTTCTGCCCATGGGTCTTGCCGGGGATTGCCGACTGAAGAGAGATATAAAAAAGGACCAGGTCATAACTTATAATGACGTGCAGGTACCTGCAGGCAGGGTTGGAGACATGCTTAAAAATGAGCAGCTTATATATTTTACTGATCGAAAAACTGCTCATCATCGGTCCGTGTCCGACTGGAAATCACTATCTTTGGATGAAAGATGTCTTGTTTGA
- a CDS encoding glycosyltransferase → MDQGIVSGQIKEDIFAQIGFSSYIPKAMKYELIMEKQHFENVLRSSTAIISHAGMGTISLALSENKALLVFPRLVMYKEMVNDHQLSTARKFEETGHVLAAYTSEELYEKIRLLKNFTPKPRYSSPERVSRCVGRFMQNINLNCALKKEEQQ, encoded by the coding sequence GTGGATCAGGGCATTGTTTCTGGTCAAATCAAGGAGGACATCTTCGCTCAAATCGGCTTTTCCTCATACATACCTAAAGCTATGAAATATGAGCTTATCATGGAAAAGCAGCATTTTGAGAACGTTTTGAGAAGTTCAACAGCCATTATCAGCCACGCGGGCATGGGCACTATTTCCTTGGCCTTAAGTGAGAACAAGGCACTTCTGGTTTTTCCTAGACTGGTTATGTACAAAGAGATGGTAAACGACCATCAGCTGTCTACAGCCAGAAAGTTTGAAGAAACGGGGCATGTTCTGGCAGCCTACACATCAGAGGAACTCTATGAAAAGATCAGGCTGCTAAAAAATTTTACACCCAAGCCAAGATATAGCAGTCCGGAAAGAGTATCTCGCTGCGTAGGTCGGTTTATGCAAAATATTAATTTAAACTGCGCACTTAAAAAAGAGGAACAGCAATGA
- a CDS encoding ABC transporter ATP-binding protein, whose translation MKTWYNLYSFFSASEKWKFLLVLAMILIMALLEVAAVASLMPFLAVLGNPEAIETNIWLNKVYVTLNFSDKDAFLFFLGMVVLCLLVVGSAFKSLTTWAKFRFIHMRGYSLSQKMLRHYLSRPYTFYLNRNSSDLIKNVLSEVDNVIRGIMVPGMEMATSMIVVVFMALLLFLVDPVLVFIIVTMLSLAYLIIYKFIRHKLNVKGKDRVTTNMERYSITQEVFGGIKDVKLLGLESKYQKRFSQPAREFYLKLAFQETAAKLPKFFMEAVVFGGIVILALYFLNRMSGLDSILPVLGMFAFAGYKIMPALQQIFSALTKFRFSAPALDLVHRELNDVKSNEVQNHKRDQKNGIKAQHTIMLDHIYFAYPGSANNTINDLTLQIRSGSVVGLVGSTGSGKTTLVDILLGLLTPDRGEFMVDKTLITPKNIANWQNMLGYVPQNIYLSDTSVASNIAFGLPDEEIDMQRVVSSSSKAKLHDFITHELPGGYNTVVGERGIRLSGGQRQRIGIARALYREPQILVLDEATSALDNITEKSVMEAIAGLEGNTTVIIIAHRLSTVEHCDMIHILEQGRIKTSGTYEELLSRDHGFQMMVMAARSHEHIN comes from the coding sequence ATGAAAACCTGGTACAATCTTTACTCTTTTTTTTCAGCTTCTGAAAAATGGAAATTCCTCCTGGTCTTGGCCATGATTCTAATCATGGCCCTGCTGGAGGTGGCAGCTGTGGCGTCCTTAATGCCTTTTCTGGCTGTTTTGGGAAATCCTGAAGCCATTGAAACCAATATCTGGCTAAACAAGGTCTATGTCACGCTAAATTTTTCAGATAAGGATGCATTTCTTTTCTTTTTAGGGATGGTTGTTCTATGCCTGCTTGTTGTAGGCAGTGCTTTCAAATCTCTGACCACATGGGCCAAATTCAGGTTTATCCATATGAGGGGCTATTCCCTTTCCCAAAAAATGTTACGGCACTACTTGAGCAGGCCTTATACTTTTTACTTGAATCGCAACAGTTCAGACTTGATAAAAAATGTTCTTTCAGAAGTAGACAATGTGATCCGAGGGATCATGGTTCCTGGAATGGAAATGGCCACCAGCATGATTGTTGTTGTTTTCATGGCCCTGCTTCTTTTCCTGGTGGACCCGGTACTTGTGTTCATAATTGTAACCATGCTCAGCCTGGCTTATTTGATAATTTACAAGTTCATAAGACACAAACTAAATGTCAAAGGCAAAGACCGCGTCACAACCAATATGGAAAGATATTCTATAACCCAGGAAGTGTTCGGAGGCATCAAGGATGTCAAGCTCTTAGGCCTGGAAAGCAAGTATCAGAAAAGATTCAGTCAACCGGCCAGAGAATTCTATTTGAAACTGGCATTCCAGGAAACTGCAGCCAAGCTGCCCAAATTTTTTATGGAAGCTGTAGTCTTTGGAGGGATAGTAATACTGGCCCTATATTTTCTCAATCGAATGTCAGGTCTGGACAGCATTTTGCCTGTTCTGGGCATGTTTGCCTTCGCCGGATACAAAATTATGCCTGCCCTGCAACAAATATTTTCAGCTCTTACCAAATTCCGGTTCAGTGCACCGGCCCTGGACTTGGTGCACAGAGAGTTGAATGACGTCAAGTCTAATGAAGTTCAGAACCACAAGCGTGACCAGAAAAATGGAATTAAAGCGCAACACACGATTATGCTCGATCATATATACTTTGCATACCCGGGATCAGCAAATAACACCATAAATGATCTCACTTTGCAAATCAGGTCTGGTTCAGTGGTGGGCCTGGTGGGTTCAACAGGTTCAGGCAAAACCACCCTGGTGGACATACTTCTGGGACTGCTTACACCTGACAGAGGCGAGTTCATGGTGGACAAGACCCTTATCACACCCAAAAACATCGCGAACTGGCAGAATATGTTAGGCTATGTACCCCAGAATATATATCTGTCCGACACCAGCGTGGCATCCAATATAGCCTTTGGCCTGCCAGACGAAGAAATAGACATGCAAAGAGTAGTATCTTCCTCATCGAAAGCCAAACTCCATGATTTTATCACTCATGAACTTCCCGGAGGGTATAATACTGTCGTAGGGGAAAGAGGGATCAGGCTGTCTGGAGGTCAGAGACAACGGATAGGTATTGCCAGGGCATTGTACAGGGAACCTCAGATACTTGTGCTGGATGAAGCCACCAGCGCTTTGGATAATATCACTGAAAAATCAGTGATGGAAGCCATTGCAGGACTTGAAGGCAATACAACAGTAATCATCATTGCTCACCGGCTGAGCACAGTAGAGCATTGTGACATGATTCATATCCTGGAACAGGGCCGGATCAAAACCTCCGGCACTTACGAAGAATTGCTTTCCAGAGACCATGGATTTCAGATGATGGTCATGGCCGCCAGAAGCCATGAGCATATAAATTGA
- a CDS encoding transposase: MQPSIDAREEKVFKPDVELTDNGYESDANHQALQEKGVDLIAPPTGKPPEGFRVMDFELSRHAFQEDQERINLFKQRAGGEAGFSQLKVNLGLRRLRCRGSVKSKFKIIMAVTSLNIKRAFNWMEGGSSGSRSRKKKDFKADTGILLFFYSYSVHIFVKL; this comes from the coding sequence CTGCAGCCATCAATAGATGCCAGAGAGGAGAAGGTCTTTAAGCCTGATGTGGAACTGACTGACAATGGCTATGAATCCGATGCAAATCATCAGGCCCTGCAGGAAAAAGGCGTTGACCTCATAGCACCTCCCACCGGAAAGCCGCCTGAAGGCTTTAGAGTCATGGACTTTGAACTTAGCAGACATGCCTTTCAAGAGGATCAGGAACGAATCAATCTTTTCAAACAACGGGCCGGAGGTGAAGCCGGCTTTTCCCAACTCAAGGTTAATCTTGGCCTGAGAAGGTTGAGATGTCGGGGATCCGTGAAATCAAAGTTTAAAATTATCATGGCGGTCACGTCCTTAAACATTAAAAGAGCTTTCAACTGGATGGAAGGTGGCAGTAGTGGGTCCAGAAGTCGAAAAAAGAAAGATTTTAAAGCGGATACAGGGATACTTTTGTTTTTTTATAGCTATTCCGTTCATATCTTCGTAAAACTTTGA